Proteins from a genomic interval of Candidatus Trichorickettsia mobilis:
- a CDS encoding HGGxSTG domain-containing protein, whose product MHDHTKLKCLAKTRRGTLCQTSPVKGKKRCRMHGGAKGIGAPKGSANALKHGFYSRENIQKRAEVRQLIREFKNLNKEMLL is encoded by the coding sequence ATGCATGATCATACTAAGCTAAAATGCCTTGCTAAAACTCGCCGTGGAACTTTATGTCAAACATCACCCGTAAAAGGTAAGAAGCGATGCCGCATGCACGGCGGAGCTAAGGGTATAGGTGCGCCTAAAGGTAGTGCTAACGCTCTAAAGCATGGTTTCTATAGCAGAGAAAATATTCAAAAAAGAGCTGAAGTTAGGCAACTGATAAGGGAATTTAAAAACCTAAACAAAGAAATGCTGTTATAA
- a CDS encoding HU family DNA-binding protein, whose product MNKTEFNKLVRKVLVKNMTHSSNEKEADHVINTFVESITLALKDNDEVFLVGFGRFFKQKVATRKGRNPKTGETMTIPAYIQPRFTAGKNLKDSCNNIT is encoded by the coding sequence ATGAATAAAACTGAATTTAATAAGCTTGTTAGAAAAGTATTAGTTAAAAACATGACTCACAGCAGTAATGAAAAAGAAGCAGATCATGTTATTAATACTTTTGTTGAAAGTATAACTTTAGCACTAAAAGATAATGACGAAGTTTTTCTTGTAGGTTTTGGTAGATTCTTTAAACAAAAAGTAGCTACAAGAAAAGGACGTAATCCTAAAACTGGTGAAACTATGACTATACCTGCTTATATTCAACCTAGATTTACAGCTGGTAAGAATTTAAAAGATAGCTGTAATAATATAACTTAA
- a CDS encoding DUF805 domain-containing protein has product MILSLNKIFYLIKDIFNILIKNIFINYFKFSGRTSRKEYLIYCISYLIIDYFLQRKLPFLWYFIYIIYIFIPSLSIAFRRLHDFNFSGIVILCAIIFVIAVTMFFDNYDIKFINDRLTTYFIYTLFISLDVVPGLIPGNSGSNKYGEPPE; this is encoded by the coding sequence ATGATTTTATCTTTGAATAAAATATTTTATCTTATAAAAGATATTTTTAATATTTTGATAAAAAATATCTTTATTAACTATTTTAAATTTTCTGGAAGAACATCGAGAAAAGAATATTTAATTTATTGTATTTCTTATTTAATTATAGACTATTTTTTACAGCGTAAATTACCATTTTTATGGTATTTTATTTATATTATATATATATTTATTCCTAGTTTATCCATTGCTTTTAGACGATTACACGATTTTAATTTTAGTGGTATAGTTATATTATGCGCAATAATATTTGTAATAGCTGTTACTATGTTTTTTGATAATTATGATATTAAATTCATTAATGATCGATTAACAACTTATTTTATTTACACCCTTTTTATATCATTAGATGTAGTGCCAGGGTTAATTCCAGGTAATTCAGGTTCTAATAAATATGGTGAACCGCCTGAATAA
- a CDS encoding DUF5681 domain-containing protein, whose translation MKFNKGQSGNPKGRPIGIPRKPQKKSVSCTEYNVALTKLLEALKKGETWACEIFFKNLAPKLEQEILPFEVDQDNTDRIEAITIAVLKVFSQFKSISFNEACNLLTTLNHLKFVDGIFKQQDYLQRLLTEEQYKTLRLWLAEAEVRKLN comes from the coding sequence ATGAAATTTAACAAAGGACAATCTGGTAATCCAAAAGGTAGACCGATAGGGATTCCTAGAAAGCCTCAAAAAAAGAGTGTCAGTTGTACGGAGTACAATGTTGCTTTAACTAAGCTTCTTGAAGCTCTAAAAAAAGGTGAAACTTGGGCTTGTGAGATATTCTTTAAGAATTTAGCACCGAAACTAGAACAAGAAATTTTACCTTTTGAAGTAGATCAAGATAACACAGATAGAATTGAAGCTATAACCATAGCAGTACTGAAGGTTTTTTCTCAATTCAAATCAATAAGCTTCAATGAAGCATGTAATTTACTAACAACGCTAAACCATCTAAAGTTTGTTGACGGAATATTCAAGCAACAAGATTACTTACAGCGATTACTAACTGAAGAACAGTACAAAACCTTAAGACTTTGGTTAGCGGAAGCTGAGGTAAGAAAGCTTAATTAA